In a single window of the Bufo bufo chromosome 5, aBufBuf1.1, whole genome shotgun sequence genome:
- the SSR1 gene encoding translocon-associated protein subunit alpha isoform X1: MTPLRGLLLVLLLAFPVTLLSRGPLVAAQDATEDEEAIEDSVVEDDDDEAEVEEDESTDLAEDKEEEEDLSSGEPKASPNADTTILFVKGEDFPANDIVKFLVGFTNKGTEDFVVDSLDASFRYPQDYQFYIQNFTALPLNTVIPPQRQATFEYSFIPAEPMGGRPFGLVINLNYKDASGNAFQDAVFNQTVTIIEKEDGLDGETIFMYLFLCGLGLLAVVGLHQLMESRKRKRPAQKVEMGTSNQNDVDMSWIPAETLSQIMQSRRDKASPRRSPRKRAQKRSAGSDE; this comes from the exons ATGACCCCTCTGCGCGGGCTGCTGCTTGTACTGCTGCTGGCCTTCCCGGTCACACTGCTGAGCAGAG GTCCATTAGTTGCTGCCCAAGATGCAACAGAAGATGAAGAAGCAATTGAAGACTCGGTAGTAGAAGACGATGATGATGAGGCTGAGGTGGAAGAAGATGAATCGACAGACTTG gcagaagacaaggaggaagaagaagattTAAGTTCTGGTGAACCAAAAGCCTCTCCCAATGCTGATACCACCATCTTGTTTGTCAAAGGCGAAG ATTTCCCAGCTAATGATATTGTGAAGTTCCTTGTTGGCTTCACAAACAAGGGTACTGAAGACTTCGTTGTGGATTCGCTGGACGCCTCCTTCAGATACCCACAAGATTACCAGTTCTATATCCAGAACTTCACGGCTCTTCCTTTGAACACAGTCATTCCTCCTCAGAGGCAGGCCACCTTTGAATACTCTTTTATCCCTGCTGAACCGATGGGTGGACGTCCTTTTGGGCTGGTCATCAATTTGAATTATAAGGATGCGAGT GGAAATGCTTTCCAGGATGCCGTGTTCAATCAGACCGTGACTATAATTGAAAAGGAAGATGGTCTAGATGGAGAGAC AATCTTCATGTACTTATTCCTTTGTGGTCTTGGACTGCTCGCAGTTGTTGGTCTTCATCAGCTAATGGAGTCCAGAAAG AGAAAGCGACCTGCCCAAAAAGTGGAGATGGGCACATCCAACCAAAACGATGTTGACATGAGCTGGATTCCCGCTGAGACTTTGAGCCAAATCA
- the SSR1 gene encoding translocon-associated protein subunit alpha isoform X2: MTPLRGLLLVLLLAFPVTLLSRGPLVAAQDATEDEEAIEDSVVEDDDDEAEVEEDESTDLAEDKEEEEDLSSGEPKASPNADTTILFVKGEDFPANDIVKFLVGFTNKGTEDFVVDSLDASFRYPQDYQFYIQNFTALPLNTVIPPQRQATFEYSFIPAEPMGGRPFGLVINLNYKDASGNAFQDAVFNQTVTIIEKEDGLDGETIFMYLFLCGLGLLAVVGLHQLMESRKRKRPAQKVEMGTSNQNDVDMSWIPAETLSQINKASPRRSPRKRAQKRSAGSDE, translated from the exons ATGACCCCTCTGCGCGGGCTGCTGCTTGTACTGCTGCTGGCCTTCCCGGTCACACTGCTGAGCAGAG GTCCATTAGTTGCTGCCCAAGATGCAACAGAAGATGAAGAAGCAATTGAAGACTCGGTAGTAGAAGACGATGATGATGAGGCTGAGGTGGAAGAAGATGAATCGACAGACTTG gcagaagacaaggaggaagaagaagattTAAGTTCTGGTGAACCAAAAGCCTCTCCCAATGCTGATACCACCATCTTGTTTGTCAAAGGCGAAG ATTTCCCAGCTAATGATATTGTGAAGTTCCTTGTTGGCTTCACAAACAAGGGTACTGAAGACTTCGTTGTGGATTCGCTGGACGCCTCCTTCAGATACCCACAAGATTACCAGTTCTATATCCAGAACTTCACGGCTCTTCCTTTGAACACAGTCATTCCTCCTCAGAGGCAGGCCACCTTTGAATACTCTTTTATCCCTGCTGAACCGATGGGTGGACGTCCTTTTGGGCTGGTCATCAATTTGAATTATAAGGATGCGAGT GGAAATGCTTTCCAGGATGCCGTGTTCAATCAGACCGTGACTATAATTGAAAAGGAAGATGGTCTAGATGGAGAGAC AATCTTCATGTACTTATTCCTTTGTGGTCTTGGACTGCTCGCAGTTGTTGGTCTTCATCAGCTAATGGAGTCCAGAAAG AGAAAGCGACCTGCCCAAAAAGTGGAGATGGGCACATCCAACCAAAACGATGTTGACATGAGCTGGATTCCCGCTGAGACTTTGAGCCAAATCA